The Candidatus Binatia bacterium sequence CGGCGAGATCCCGATGCTGACGAGATAGTCCCGGACGGCCGTCGCGCGGCGAGCGCCGAGGCCGAGGTTGTATTCGATCGTGCCGCGACTGTCGCAGTGGCCTTCGATCTCGATCCGGGCGTTGCCGTTGGCGCGCAACCACTCCGCGTTCAAGTCAAGCAATTCTCGGGCATCCATCGACAGGCTGTAGGAGTCGTAGTCGAAATAGATGTCGTCGAGCGGGCCCTGCGATCCCCCACCGAGCGTGCCCTGCCGGTAGTGATCCAGGCTCGAACCTTCCTGCAGGCCGCCTGGCAAATCGCTTTCTCCAACCGGGCCGGCACCCTCGTACTGGGCTCCGTCGTAGCCCGAGTAGATGTCGTCCTTCTTCTCATCGTCGGTCATCGAACAACCCGACGCGAGAAGAGCGAGGGCAGCCGCGAGGGCCACCACCATCGTCATCCACATCGACCGTTCGTCGTCGCGCGTTCGAACCGCGACGCGACCACCACTCCTGCTAGCTTCGGCACTGCCGCGTCCGCGGCGTGCATACGAAGATCGCTGCATCCCAAGCCCCCGCCCCATGTCGTCCTCTCCTCACAGCGGGCCAACCTTCACTGGCTCAATTGAGCCACGGCGACCAAGCTGGACTGGTATCACCGCCAGGCCCTGTGTTCAATCGATACTGCTGTCGCCCACGCCAATCGGAGACGAACAGCTCCTCGCCCCCCGCGCGCGTCGAGCTGAAAACGAGATAGCGACCGTCGGGCGACCAGCTCGCGCTCGTGTTGTCTCCGGGGCCGCTCGTCACCTGCCGAACACCCCCCGTGGCCAGATCGACCACGAAGATCTGGAACGACCCGCCGGGGACGCGACCAGTGTACGCGATGCGTTCGCCGGTCGGCGACCAGGACGGCGACGTGTTGTAATTCCCCTGGCGCGTTACCCGACGTAGCGCCCCACCGCTCGAATCGACCACGTAGATCTGCGGGCTTCCGGCCCGCGACGAACAGAACGCCAGCCGGGCACCGTCGGGCGACCACGTCGGACTGACGTCGATCCCCTCGTTGCGCGTGACGACTTCTACCGTCTTCCCATCATTGTCGACGATCACAATTTCGGTGTTCCCGCGCGCTTCCTCACGAGAAACCGCGATCTGCCGGCCGTTCGGAGAATAACGCCCACCGACGACGAGCCCGGGTCCGCCCAGAACCCGCCGGCGACGCTGGGTGCGCGTATCGACTTGATACAGGCGCGGGCGCCCGTCGCGGTACGATGTATAGAGCAGCGACCGGCCGTTGGGCGCCCAGCTCGGCGACAGGTTGATCGTCTCGTTGCGGGTCAGCTGGCGGAGGTCTCCACCGTCGAAGCGCATGACCCAGATTTCCTTGAAGCGCCCTCCCCGCGTGGACACGAAAGCGAGCTCGCTGTCGAACGGCCCGCGGGTTCCGGTCACGAGCCTCAGAATCTCGTCCGCGAAGCGGTTCGCCATGCGCGGAAGATCGGCGAGAGGCGTGTCGTAGCGCTTCCCGCCGAGGACGCGGCGCTCGATGACGTCGTAGAGGCGCACCTCGAGCGCAAACCCGGCCCCTGCGGCCTGGAGGCGTCCCGCAACGAGGAATCGCGCCCCGGTGGACGCCCACCGGGTGTAGTCGACCTGCCCGCTCGCATCCGGCGTGGCCGATGCCCGGGCCGCAAGCACACGGAACAGCCCGGAGATCTCCAGATCCCGCGAGAGCGTTTTCGTGAAGGGAGCGCCATCGGTGCCTCCACCCGCCAGCGGGGACACGACGACCGGGAATGCCGTCTGTCCGGGCCCCGAAACGAGGCCTCGCACCTGCGCCGCCACCGGCTGGGCCCAAGCGAGCGCCGCAACCAAGCCCCAGACCAACACCACCCCGCGCCTCATCCCCACTCCCATCTCCCCACCTTGGCCACATCTCGGGCCAGTCGTCACGGGGAACGCTCCAGATCGGCCGGCCGGAAGGTGAGTTGGACGTCCGAGAACGTCTCCCGGTGGCGTTGCGGCGGCGGGCCCAGGTTCCGGACCGTACGCAGAGCGCGCAGGACGGACTGGTCATAGGAGCGGTCTCCCGACGAACGCACGACCCGTATGTCGATGATGTCGCCGACCATTGTCACCCGGAAGCCGATCTCAACCTCCAGGTTCGGGGACCCGCCGACCCACACCCACGCATCACGGATCCGGGTGATCATCTCGTTGTAGTACAGCAGGAAGTCGGCACCGCGCAGCGTTCCGCCGCCACCGGTTCCCGTTCCGAAACCGCCGCCGCCCTGGCCGCCTCCGCCGCGGACACCACCCGCGCCACCATCGCTGCTCGCCCCCGACGCGGCGCCCGGGGACGTCGAGCCCGACCCGGTACCGACGCGCGCACGAACCCGCGCCATCGCTTCGGCGATACGGGCGTCGCGTTCCTGGTCGGGTGAACCCTCGGCCACCTCGGCGGACGGTGCGGGATCGTCCGGCGCCGGCGGCGCGGCCTCGACCCTCTTCTTTGCGTCCGGCTCGTCCCCGGCACCATCCGTATCCTTCTTCGCGGGTTTCGCGGTCGCCTTGGGGGCTTCGTCTTTTTTCGGTTTCGCTTTTGGCGCGGCGGGCTTCGCCGTCGGCTTGGGCTTCGCTTTCGCGGTTGGTGCCACCGTCGGCTTCAGCTTGGGTTTCGGTGACGGCGACACGGTCGGAGCTGGTGACGCAGTCGGCACCGCGGTCGAATCTGGGGTCGGTCGGACCGTCGCCACGGGAGACGGCGTCGGAGTCGCGGTTGCCCGCGGACTGGGCGACGGCGTCGCATCCGGTGTGGCGGTCGCCGGTGCCGGAAGAATCACGTCCGCCGGCTCCGTCGGCTTCTCCGGCGCACGATCAGGCTTTGCCGGCACCTTCGGCGGCGGCTTGCGCGGTTCGGACTTGGCCACCCGCTTCGGCTCGGGCGGAGGCGCCGGATCGACCTGCGGCACCGCCCCGCCGAGGTCGGGAAGCTTGGCTTCCCAGCCGGCCGGAAGCCCTCCCGCCAAGCCGGCGGCGTACGTCTGGGGGCTCTCCGGTCTGAGGCTCAACTCCCCCGAGAAGAAAAGCGCCAACAGCAGAACGAGGTGAACGGCGACCGAAGCGGCGATCGCACGGTAGAGACTCCGATCGAGCCTCCGATCGGTCAGGATCGGCGACCGTCTCCGATCTGGGCCGCCCTCCATCGAACCCGGAGGCCTAGCCTGCCTCAGAAGGCAGCTGCGTGACCATCCCCACGTTGCGGATGCCCGCCTCGCGAATCGCCGCCATCACCGAGATGACTTCGCCGTACGGGAGACTCTCGTCGGCGCGCACGTAGACGGACTCGTCGGCGCTTTCGTCGGCGACACCGCCGAGCTGCGTCACCAACTGCGCGCGAGTGAGCTTCTGTTCGTTCAAGTACAGATCGCCCTCACGCGTGAGCGAGACGACGAGTGGGATCTCGTTGCTATCGAGCGGACCAAGTTCCGCACGCGGCAGATCGACCGCTACCCCCTGCTGCAGGATCGGCGCCGTCACCATGAAGATGACGAGCAAGACCAGCATCACGTCGACGAGCGGCGTGACGTTGATCTGATTCATCGACCCACCGGAGCCGGGCTTATCGAAGGCCATTCAGCATCGCCTCACTTCAGGAAGTGCCGCTCGGCGATGTTGAGGAACTCCGAAGAGAAGTTCTCCATGTCGGTGTGCAGAACCTGGACTTCACGGTTGAAGTGATTGAACCCGACGACCGCCGGGATCGCGGCGGCGAGGCCCACCGCAGTCGCAACAAGGGCTTCGGAGATACCAGGCGCGACAGCCTGGATGCTCGATGTGTGGGCGGTCGAGAGACCGCGGAATGCATTCATGATGCCCCACACCGTTCCGAACAGCCCGATGAATGGTGCGGTCGAAGCCGTCGTGGCGAGGAAGGTCAGGGTTTTCTCGAGACGGGTGACTTCCTGGTTCGTCGCGCGGCGCATCGCCCGTTCGACATTGGCCGCGCCGCCGAGCTCGATCTCGCTCTCGTTGTCGTCACCGCGACGAGCGCGCGTAAAGCGGAGCAGCTCCTGGTAGCCGGCGCGAAAAACGTGCGCGACCGGGCTGTGCTCGTACTCGAGGCTCGCGGTGTGGATCTGGCCGAGGCTCTTCGACTCCCAGAAGACCTGGACGAAGCGCTCGGACTGC is a genomic window containing:
- the tolB gene encoding Tol-Pal system beta propeller repeat protein TolB, encoding MRRGVVLVWGLVAALAWAQPVAAQVRGLVSGPGQTAFPVVVSPLAGGGTDGAPFTKTLSRDLEISGLFRVLAARASATPDASGQVDYTRWASTGARFLVAGRLQAAGAGFALEVRLYDVIERRVLGGKRYDTPLADLPRMANRFADEILRLVTGTRGPFDSELAFVSTRGGRFKEIWVMRFDGGDLRQLTRNETINLSPSWAPNGRSLLYTSYRDGRPRLYQVDTRTQRRRRVLGGPGLVVGGRYSPNGRQIAVSREEARGNTEIVIVDNDGKTVEVVTRNEGIDVSPTWSPDGARLAFCSSRAGSPQIYVVDSSGGALRRVTRQGNYNTSPSWSPTGERIAYTGRVPGGSFQIFVVDLATGGVRQVTSGPGDNTSASWSPDGRYLVFSSTRAGGEELFVSDWRGRQQYRLNTGPGGDTSPAWSPWLN
- the tolR gene encoding protein TolR; this encodes MAFDKPGSGGSMNQINVTPLVDVMLVLLVIFMVTAPILQQGVAVDLPRAELGPLDSNEIPLVVSLTREGDLYLNEQKLTRAQLVTQLGGVADESADESVYVRADESLPYGEVISVMAAIREAGIRNVGMVTQLPSEAG
- the tolQ gene encoding protein TolQ; this encodes MEHLFSGTGPVVMAVLWVLLASSAASWGITFYKLRQLRRARLQSERFVQVFWESKSLGQIHTASLEYEHSPVAHVFRAGYQELLRFTRARRGDDNESEIELGGAANVERAMRRATNQEVTRLEKTLTFLATTASTAPFIGLFGTVWGIMNAFRGLSTAHTSSIQAVAPGISEALVATAVGLAAAIPAVVGFNHFNREVQVLHTDMENFSSEFLNIAERHFLK
- the pal gene encoding peptidoglycan-associated lipoprotein Pal, producing MGRGLGMQRSSYARRGRGSAEASRSGGRVAVRTRDDERSMWMTMVVALAAALALLASGCSMTDDEKKDDIYSGYDGAQYEGAGPVGESDLPGGLQEGSSLDHYRQGTLGGGSQGPLDDIYFDYDSYSLSMDARELLDLNAEWLRANGNARIEIEGHCDSRGTIEYNLGLGARRATAVRDYLVSIGISPERMSTISYGKELPACQDETPSCWSQNRRTHLVVLS
- a CDS encoding TonB family protein yields the protein MEGGPDRRRSPILTDRRLDRSLYRAIAASVAVHLVLLLALFFSGELSLRPESPQTYAAGLAGGLPAGWEAKLPDLGGAVPQVDPAPPPEPKRVAKSEPRKPPPKVPAKPDRAPEKPTEPADVILPAPATATPDATPSPSPRATATPTPSPVATVRPTPDSTAVPTASPAPTVSPSPKPKLKPTVAPTAKAKPKPTAKPAAPKAKPKKDEAPKATAKPAKKDTDGAGDEPDAKKRVEAAPPAPDDPAPSAEVAEGSPDQERDARIAEAMARVRARVGTGSGSTSPGAASGASSDGGAGGVRGGGGQGGGGFGTGTGGGGTLRGADFLLYYNEMITRIRDAWVWVGGSPNLEVEIGFRVTMVGDIIDIRVVRSSGDRSYDQSVLRALRTVRNLGPPPQRHRETFSDVQLTFRPADLERSP